The genomic stretch AATATCGCAAAAAGATAGGAATCTAATTTTGCAGAGTTTTCTTAGAGACACTATTTAGGTAGTAATTAATGTGTAAAAAAAATGAATCATCCTTCGCTAAAGCTTCGGCTGATAAAAAGATGAAAAAAATGAAAAAATTTAAACAATTTCTCTATTTATTTGTTGCTGTTCTAATTGTTGCTTGTTCAGGAGACAGCAAAAAAACTGAAAATCAAAACGAACAAAAAATTTTAAAAATTGCAATTTCAAAAGCAAAGGGCTCTGATGGTTATTTGCAATATCAAAAATGGGTAAAAATACTTGCTCCTAAAGCGGAATGTTATGATATGTATTTTACAACTTTTGATTCTGCCATGATGCTTTTTGATGATTGTGCAGGATTAATAATTAGCGGAGGTCCTGATGTTTTTCCTGGACTTTATGAAAAAGAAAAGGATACTTCTCGCTGTGGTTATATTGATAAAAGACGTGATACTCTTGAATTGGCATTGATAAAAAAAGCTCTTGAAATGAAAATTCCAATACTTGGAGTTTGCCGTGGGCAACAAATTTTAAATGTTGCCTTAGGCGGAAGTTTGATAATTGATATCCCTGCTGATTTTGACACAACAGTAATTCACCGTTGTGAAAAATCTGATACTTGTTTTCATAAAGTAACATTGATAAATGGAAGCTTGTTGGAAAATATTTGCGGAGTAAATTCAGGAATTGTTAATACCAATCATCATCAGGCAATTGATGAAATTTC from Bacteroidota bacterium encodes the following:
- a CDS encoding gamma-glutamyl-gamma-aminobutyrate hydrolase family protein (Members of this family of hydrolases with an active site Cys residue belong to MEROPS family C26.) — encoded protein: MKKFKQFLYLFVAVLIVACSGDSKKTENQNEQKILKIAISKAKGSDGYLQYQKWVKILAPKAECYDMYFTTFDSAMMLFDDCAGLIISGGPDVFPGLYEKEKDTSRCGYIDKRRDTLELALIKKALEMKIPILGVCRGQQILNVALGGSLIIDIPADFDTTVIHRCEKSDTCFHKVTLINGSLLENICGVNSGIVNTNHHQAIDEISTKLKVSSKTEDGLTESVEWKSPKDKSFLIAVQWHPERLDTTNELSYKIGKRFIIESKKYLKENE